GCCCTAAATGGTATTATCGGCTCTTTAATCAGTAATTTAATTGCATCTGCAAATGGCTGTAATAGTCCAAAAGGTCCAACGACGCTTGGACCATGTCTTAGCTGAATTGCACCAATAAATTTGCGTTCGAAGTACACCAAATATGCTACTGAGAGCAGTAACGGCACCAAAACAAATAAAATGTTAACTAGCGTGTCCATAGAAAGCCTTGGTACAATCTGCCATTATTTTTGAAGCGCGGCTTATGGAATCTGTCATATAAAAATTATATTCTTTTAGGGCGAAAGGCGCACTGCTTAGTTTTATCTCGTCGCAGGTAATTGGCACCCATTTGTTTTTTATCACCTGGTCAGCGTTTCTAAACTGTGGGCCTATAGTATCTAATTTTTTTTTCACGTCAAATAAACTATCATATGGGAAGGAGAGGCCCAGATATTGCGACAAATTTTTAATAATCAACCAGTCTTCCTTTGCTTCACCAGGGGGAAATACAGCTAAATTTGTTCTCTGCACTCGCCCTTCAGTATTCACATAAGTTGCATATTTCTCTATGTATGTAGCTCCAGGTAGAATAACATCTGCTATATGTGCCCCTCTATCGCCATGATGACCTTGATAAATTACAAATGTATTTTCTAACTTTGATGTGTCAATTTCATCTGCACCGAGAAGATAAACAGCTTCTATATCGCCACTTTCTGCTTGCTTTAGTATTTGGTTAGTGTCTTTTCCACCTTTTTGGGGAACAAATCCAATATCTAATCCACCAACTCGTGCTGCGGCTTTGTGCAGCACATTAAAACCATTCCAGTCATCTTTGACCATGTTAAAATTTTCTGCAATTGTGCCAGCTAAAGCTAAAATTGATTCGGAATCATCTCTTGTTAATGCATCTTGACCGATGATGATCATAGGGTTTTTAGCAGCGCTTAGCAGCTTGCAAAATTTGTGATTTCCTTTCGCTATTTCATTTAAAATGCTAGGATTATCGCCTAGCTTCTCAACATGATACAAATATTCAATGTCAGGACCAATGCTTGCAATAGGAAAGTTGCCTTGTAAATATCTTTTTCTTATACGTGCATTAATAATTGGTGCCTCTACTTTAGGATTTGTGTTTATAAGCAGGCATAAATCTGCATTCTCTATACCCTGAGTAGTGGTGTTGAACACGTATGATCCACGATTATTTTGTATAAGCTTTGCTCCATCCTGCCTACAATCTATATTTGCTGAGCCAAGCTTATGCATCATTTCTTTTAGTAGAAGCATAGACTCACAATCCGCAAAATCACCTGCAATTGCAGCTATTTTGTTTGGCTTTGTACTTCTTAGTTTTTTTGCAGCAACAGTTAGTGCTTCATTCCAATCAACCGGTGTTAATTTACCATCTTTCTTTATATAAGGTTGGTCAAGGCGTTGCACTTTTAGTCCATCGTAAGCAAAACGAGTTTTGTCTGATATCCATTCCTCATTCACTTCTTCATTGAGTCTTGGCAATATTCGCATCACTTCCGGACCGCGATAATCGACTCTGATCGCACTTCCCACAGCATCGAGCACATCTATAGTTTCGCAATGTGATAGATCCCATGGACGCGCCTTAAATGAGTAAGGTTTTGAAGTTAAAGCTCCTACAGGGCAGAGGTCTATGATATTTCCAGATAACTCGGAGCTAATATGCCTTTTTATGTAAGTGCTGATCTCTACATTTTCTCCTCTACCAATTCCTCCAAGTTCGTTTGTACCTGCAACATCAGACAAGAACCTAACGCATCGAGTGCAATGGATGCATCTATTCATTGCAGTTTCAATAAGTGGCCCAAAATGCTTTTTTGGTACAGCCCTTTTATGTTCATCAAGTCTGCTAGTTCCCTTTCCATAGGCCATTGTTATATCTTGCAAATCACACTCACCACCTTGATCACAAATTGGGCAATCAAGCGGATGGTTAATTAGCAAAAACTCGAGCACTCCTTCACGTGCCTTTTTGACTTTTGGGGTATCAGTATGAATAATCATACCCTCTGCAACTGGTATTGCGCAAGAGGCTACTGGTTTTGGAGGTCCGCCTTCCACTTCAACCAAACACATTCTACAGTTACCGGCGATTGCTAAGCGCTCATGATAACAAAAGCGTGGAATTTCAACGCCCACAGCTTCACAGGCTTGGATTATAGTAAGCCCAGCCTCTACTTCACATTCCTTAGAGTTAATGGTAATCTTAACCACAAATTTAAACCCACTATACAGCTTCCCACTTTATAGGATTACCACTTTCGTCTTGAACGAGACTACCATCCCCATATTCAGCGGACATATAATTCATACGTGAGTCGCGATCTATATATCTAACTGGTTTTACCGGTTTATCTTTATACATTTTTTGCTTAGCTTTCTGACGCTGAGTAGGGTTATTTTTACTAGCTGTTTTCGCTTTTCCGCCTGCTGCCATATGAACTCCTAAAAACTTCTCATTTTATTTTAGCACTTAAGTGTACAGCGTCAACATTAAATAACTTTAAAGTTTCAATGGATATCTAAAAACAAAAAAACTACTTGAAAACCTTCGTCAATCCCCCTACCATAGTATTGTGGGTGTTTTAGGCCTAAAATTTATCTTTAATCTTTGTATTAAGTGACAAAAGCACAGTATAAAACAAGGCGTGTTATGTTTAATTTTTGCAGCATGGACACTGCATGTCTTTATAATTTTTTGTCTACATTAGCTGAGCCTCGCTTATTAAGCGGTGTAAGAGAGAACCGGACGCCAAATTTTTGAGAGAACAGTAAACAACTCACGTTGCGGGGTTCTTTTTGTCTTTTTTTTAATTAGTTAAAAATTTAACCAATCCCGTTTTTTTCACAAAAAAATTGCTTGACAAGTTTTGACGTTTCCCTTATATTATAAATTATGGGTGTTTACAACCCCAAGGTCAGCTACTTGTCAAGCGTACAGAGCATTAACGCCAAGTTATTAAAATAGACATTGACCAGGGCTTTTTTTTCTCTATTCGGTAATTTCTTAATATTTATTGCTAATTGTAATTCATGAATTGAGTAGGAGGGTGTCATGCCAGTGCTTGACACTGGCATCCAGGAATTTTATTAAGTTAGTGAGTATAAAAGTAGCTGTTTTATGTTAAAATACGACGTTTTTGATAATTATGGAAAGGCTGGATCCCAGTATCAAGTACTGGGATGACAAAAAAAGGGGCTACTCGGATGACAAGAAAAGGAGTGCTGAGATGACAAGAAGATGGCACTGGTATGATAAGAAATGTGCTACTTTCATGACACTCTTCCAGTGAGGGTTGCTCTTAAACTATAATGTTCGTACAGTTGTGGGCTAAAAAACCATTCAAACAATAGTTTAGAGAGTTACTCAAACCTAGAAATCAGATCTTAGCCAACCAGCTCAGAGAATTACTCCTTGTCATTTGTAGTGTACTGCATTAATATTTACGTGTTAATCCAGAAGATATTGATGAATAATATTATAATTGTTGGTCTACAGTGGGGCGATGAAGGAAAGGGTAAAATAGTAGATTATCTTTCTGAGAACGCAGACGTAGTCGTAAGATTTCAGGGGGGAAATAATGCAGGGCATACTATAGTAATAGATGATGAGGTTTATAAATTAAATTTGCTACCTTCCGCTGTTTTAAGGACGGGCAAAATATCTGTTATAGGAAACGGTGTTGCTCTTGATTCACATGCTCTAATCTCAGAAATAGAGTCATTAAAAACTAGAGGAATAGATATCAACCCGAGCAATTTGATTGTCTCTGAAAGCTGCTCATTGATACTTAATGTACATAAGGACAAGGAAAAATTATTTGAAGATTTAAACGGGAATCACAAAATTGGCACAACAAACAAAGGAATAGGGCCGTGTTATGAAGATAAAGTTGGAAGAAGAGCTATACGCCTTTGTGACTTAGAAAACGCAGATGAGCTCAATAATAGAGTGGATACTCTTCTGAATTATCACAATGCTATCAGGAAAAGCCTAAACTTTCAGGTAGTAAAAAAAGAAGAAATGTTAAAGGAAATTGAAGAGATCGCAAAAAAAATTCTTCCATACAAAAAGCCAGTGTGGAAAATATTGAACGATCTTGCAAGAGAAGGTAAGAAAATAATATTTGAAGGCGCCCAAGGCACATTTTTAGATATCGACCATGGGACATACCCTTTCGTTACTTCAAGCAATACCGTAGCATCACAAGCAATAACAGGCTCGGGATTGTTTTCCAATGCCTATGTTATCGGTGTAGCAAAAGCTTATACAACAAGAGTAGGCAACGGTCCATTCCCTACTGAGCAGAAAAATGAAGTGGGAGATAGCTTATTTGCTATAGGCAAGGAGCTTGGAACAGTGAGTAATAGAAGAAGACGCTGCGGTTGGTTTGATGCAGTTTTAGTGCGCCAGGCAGTGCAACTTTCTGGAGTTTCAAGTATTGTATTAACTAAACTAGATATTCTTGACTCTTTTGACACAGTTAAAATATGTACTGGTTATAAGTGCAGTGGAAGAATATACGATTATCTGCCTGCATCACATTCAATACAAGGAGAATTGGAGCCGATATATGAGGAATTTCCTGGTTGGAAAGAAAACACTCAAGGCAAAAGGTCGGTTGAGGAGTTGCCTGCAAATTTGATGAGATATGTGAGAAAAATAGAAGAATTAATAGGTGTACCAATTTATCTAATTTCAACTAGTCCAAAGAGGGAGGACGTTATAGAACTTAAAGATTTTAAGTTTTCTGAAAGTATTTTTGCATCTTATTAACTGTTATCCAATAAAAAACGCTTATTTAGCGAAAAAAACACTTGCGCGGCTTTAAACATTAACCTATTATGCAAAACAGCTTTGCATAATGATGTATGGTGAAGGTAAATTCAGTGTATGACGAAAGCAAAAAGTTGAGCTCAAGTCTAACGCTTACAGTTATTTTCAACATTTCATT
This genomic stretch from Wolbachia endosymbiont of Cimex lectularius harbors:
- the nuoG gene encoding NADH-quinone oxidoreductase subunit NuoG; amino-acid sequence: MVKITINSKECEVEAGLTIIQACEAVGVEIPRFCYHERLAIAGNCRMCLVEVEGGPPKPVASCAIPVAEGMIIHTDTPKVKKAREGVLEFLLINHPLDCPICDQGGECDLQDITMAYGKGTSRLDEHKRAVPKKHFGPLIETAMNRCIHCTRCVRFLSDVAGTNELGGIGRGENVEISTYIKRHISSELSGNIIDLCPVGALTSKPYSFKARPWDLSHCETIDVLDAVGSAIRVDYRGPEVMRILPRLNEEVNEEWISDKTRFAYDGLKVQRLDQPYIKKDGKLTPVDWNEALTVAAKKLRSTKPNKIAAIAGDFADCESMLLLKEMMHKLGSANIDCRQDGAKLIQNNRGSYVFNTTTQGIENADLCLLINTNPKVEAPIINARIRKRYLQGNFPIASIGPDIEYLYHVEKLGDNPSILNEIAKGNHKFCKLLSAAKNPMIIIGQDALTRDDSESILALAGTIAENFNMVKDDWNGFNVLHKAAARVGGLDIGFVPQKGGKDTNQILKQAESGDIEAVYLLGADEIDTSKLENTFVIYQGHHGDRGAHIADVILPGATYIEKYATYVNTEGRVQRTNLAVFPPGEAKEDWLIIKNLSQYLGLSFPYDSLFDVKKKLDTIGPQFRNADQVIKNKWVPITCDEIKLSSAPFALKEYNFYMTDSISRASKIMADCTKAFYGHAS
- a CDS encoding adenylosuccinate synthase, translating into MNNIIIVGLQWGDEGKGKIVDYLSENADVVVRFQGGNNAGHTIVIDDEVYKLNLLPSAVLRTGKISVIGNGVALDSHALISEIESLKTRGIDINPSNLIVSESCSLILNVHKDKEKLFEDLNGNHKIGTTNKGIGPCYEDKVGRRAIRLCDLENADELNNRVDTLLNYHNAIRKSLNFQVVKKEEMLKEIEEIAKKILPYKKPVWKILNDLAREGKKIIFEGAQGTFLDIDHGTYPFVTSSNTVASQAITGSGLFSNAYVIGVAKAYTTRVGNGPFPTEQKNEVGDSLFAIGKELGTVSNRRRRCGWFDAVLVRQAVQLSGVSSIVLTKLDILDSFDTVKICTGYKCSGRIYDYLPASHSIQGELEPIYEEFPGWKENTQGKRSVEELPANLMRYVRKIEELIGVPIYLISTSPKREDVIELKDFKFSESIFASY